A stretch of the Cucurbita pepo subsp. pepo cultivar mu-cu-16 chromosome LG16, ASM280686v2, whole genome shotgun sequence genome encodes the following:
- the LOC111777238 gene encoding uncharacterized protein LOC111777238 isoform X1, translating to MAYEIPHDLIKQLQISLRNGARISSYDPHDPSLPNLPSLHETIAELNPSPPCLRCKHCRGRFLRDLKSFICVFCGREQSTEVPPDPINFKNTIACRWLLESFDLDGSEMVGPIDLKKSNRGKSPEQFPLTDILDLEIRWPETEKMGLSHDTSAPSKSTLNLAGVELDCYFSEGKNDSTSKASDELPLPNTQIDGSESKTIKDNVGLSLFGNVPSSEMTTRITKHDDSFSGWEASFQTAGPATSRDSSKSGFGLKNKSRSGEMEDTQGPSDNFRKGIVNGVVPKVDETEVDSFSTTTSKDSDFRNSSQPNSFAGAFLNPNGISQEKATRPDAAFDVRRMSEENGETGENLEATKCQAASGTSSGSDNVHVTVAKMHELSFMLESNLSIPPK from the exons ATGGCGTATGAAATCCCACACGATCTGATCAAACAACTTCAGATCTCACTTCGAAATGGCGCCAGAATCTCCTCCTACGACCCTCACGATCCTTCGCTTCCGAATCTACCATCGCTTCATGAAACAATTGCAGAACTCAATCCCTCGCCACCTTGTCTTCGCTGCAAACACTGCCGAGGAAGGTTTCTTAGGGATTTGAAGTCATTTATTTGCGTTTTCTGCGGTCGGGAACAGAGCACGGAGGTCCCTCCTGACCCCATTAATTTCAAGAATACCATTGCTTGTCGTTGGCTGCTCGAGTCCTTTGACTTGGATGGATCG GAAATGGTAGGACCAATCGATTTGAAGAAATCAAACCGCGGAAAATCACCAGAGCAGTTTCCCCTTACAGATATTTTGGATTTAGAGATCAGATGGCCTGAAACTGAAAAGATGGGGCTCTCACACGATACCTCAGCTCCAAGTAAAAGTACCTTGAATTTGGCTGGAGTTGAACTGGACTGCTACTTTTCTGAGGGAAAAAATGACTCCACTTCAAAAGCATCTGATGAGCTACCACTACCGAATACACAAATAGATGGCTCTGAGAGCAAAACTATTAAGGATAATGTAGGTCTTAGTTTGTTTGGAAACGTTCCATCTTCTGAGATGACTACGAGGATCACTAAACATGATGATTCCTTTTCTGGTTGGGAGGCAAGTTTTCAGACTGCTGGTCCTGCAACTTCTCGTGATAGTTCTAAATCAGGTTTTGGACTCAAAAACAAGTCCAGAAGTGGAGAAATGGAAGATACGCAAGGCCCTTCTGATAATTTTAGGAAAGGTATTGTGAATGGCGTTGTGCCAAAGGTGGATGAGACTGAAGTAGATTCCTTCAGCACAACCACCTCAAAGGATAGTGATTTTAGGAACTCTTCTCAGCCAAATTCATTTGCAGGAGCATTCCTCAATCCAAATGGTATATCCCAAGAAAAAGCAACGAGGCCAGACGCCGCCTTTGATGTAAGAAG GATGAGTGAAGAGAATGGAGAAACTGGAGAAAATTTGGAAGCTACGAAGTGTCAGGCTGCATCAGGTACTAGTTCAGGTTCAGATAACGTACACGTGACGGTCGCAAAGATGCACGAACTATCTTTTATGCTCGAAAGCAATCTTTCAATCCCCCCAAAGTGA
- the LOC111777042 gene encoding uncharacterized protein LOC111777042, producing the protein MTKKKGSTATAGAAAGSKVAVVVCAMLLTLAILIFHSDEFKLQSSNFTYQFRNNGFGEDSHGFQSPPKIAFLFLTRSNLPLDFIWASFFKNGDQAKFSIYIHSQPGFVYDKSTTKSPFFYGRQLNNSIQVLWGDSTMIEAERLLFGAALADPANQRFVLLSDSCIPLHNFSHTYRYLMSSTKSFVDSFLNVGEGRYNPKMSPVIPREKWRKGSQWIALVRRHAEAVVNDAIIFPLFTNFCKRWPPPEHTTGRQKLKVKYHPNCIPDEHYVQTLLSIRDLENELERRTLTYTMWNSSIPKGDKRSWHPVTFQYSDATPLIIKEMKEINHIDFESEHRTEWCRVNSMYTPCFLFARKFTPGAALRVLKNS; encoded by the exons ATGACAAAGAAGAAAGGTTCGACCGCCACCGCGGGGGCGGCCGCCGGTTCAAAGGTGGCGGTGGTTGTGTGTGCCATGCTGTTGACATTGGCCATCCTGATATTCCATTCTGATGAGTTCAAGCTTCAGTCCTCCAACTTCACTTACCAATTCAGAAACAATGGCTTTGGAGAAGATAGCCATGGCTTTCAATCACCTCCTAAGATTGCCTTTCTGTTCCTCACTCGCAGCAACCTTCCTCTTGATTTTATCTGGGCCAGCTTCTTCAAG AATGGAGACCAAGCCAAATTTTCCATTTACATTCACTCACAACCAGGCTTTGTTTATGACAAATCAACCACTAAGTCTCCTTTCTTCTATGGTAGACAATTGAACAACAGTATTCAG GTACTATGGGGAGATTCTACCATGATAGAAGCAGAACGCCTGTTGTTTGGTGCAGCTCTTGCTGATCCAGCAAATCAGAGATTCGTCCTTCTTTCCGATAG CTGCATACCTCTGCATAACTTCAGCCATACTTACCGTTATCTGATGTCTTCTACAAAAAGCTTTGTCGACAG TTTTTTGAACGTTGGCGAAGGCCGATATAATCCCAAGATGTCGCCTGTTATACCACGGGAAAAATGGCGAAAGGGCTCCCAG TGGATCGCTTTGGTGAGGCGACATGCTGAAGCTGTAGTGAATGATGCCATAATCTTTCCTCTGTTTACGAACTTCTGTAAG CGATGGCCGCCGCCCGAACACACCACCGGAAGGCAAAAACTT AAGGTGAAGTATCATCCCAACTGCATACCAGATGAGCATTATGTGCAGACTTTACTTTCA ATAAGAGATCTCGAGAACGAACTCGAACGACGAACGTTGACGTACACCATGTGGAACAGTTCCATCCCAAAAGGGGACAAAAGATCTTGGCATCCAGTTACTTTCCAATATTCAGATGCAACTCCTCTGATAATCAAAGAAATGAAG GAAATCAACCACATTGACTTCGAATCCGAACACCGAACCGAGTGGTGTCGTGTTAACTCGATGTATACGCCATGCTTCTTGTTTGCAAGAAAGTTCACTCCCGGAGCGGCTCTACGTGTCCTGAAAAACAGTTAA
- the LOC111777238 gene encoding uncharacterized protein LOC111777238 isoform X2 translates to MAYEIPHDLIKQLQISLRNGARISSYDPHDPSLPNLPSLHETIAELNPSPPCLRCKHCRGRFLRDLKSFICVFCGREQSTEVPPDPINFKNTIACRWLLESFDLDGSEMVGPIDLKKSNRGKSPEQFPLTDILDLEIRWPETEKMGLSHDTSAPSKSTLNLAGVELDCYFSEGKNDSTSKASDELPLPNTQIDGSESKTIKDNVGLSLFGNVPSSEMTTRITKHDDSFSGWEASFQTAGPATSRDSSKSGFGLKNKSRSGEMEDTQGPSDNFRKGAFLNPNGISQEKATRPDAAFDVRRMSEENGETGENLEATKCQAASGTSSGSDNVHVTVAKMHELSFMLESNLSIPPK, encoded by the exons ATGGCGTATGAAATCCCACACGATCTGATCAAACAACTTCAGATCTCACTTCGAAATGGCGCCAGAATCTCCTCCTACGACCCTCACGATCCTTCGCTTCCGAATCTACCATCGCTTCATGAAACAATTGCAGAACTCAATCCCTCGCCACCTTGTCTTCGCTGCAAACACTGCCGAGGAAGGTTTCTTAGGGATTTGAAGTCATTTATTTGCGTTTTCTGCGGTCGGGAACAGAGCACGGAGGTCCCTCCTGACCCCATTAATTTCAAGAATACCATTGCTTGTCGTTGGCTGCTCGAGTCCTTTGACTTGGATGGATCG GAAATGGTAGGACCAATCGATTTGAAGAAATCAAACCGCGGAAAATCACCAGAGCAGTTTCCCCTTACAGATATTTTGGATTTAGAGATCAGATGGCCTGAAACTGAAAAGATGGGGCTCTCACACGATACCTCAGCTCCAAGTAAAAGTACCTTGAATTTGGCTGGAGTTGAACTGGACTGCTACTTTTCTGAGGGAAAAAATGACTCCACTTCAAAAGCATCTGATGAGCTACCACTACCGAATACACAAATAGATGGCTCTGAGAGCAAAACTATTAAGGATAATGTAGGTCTTAGTTTGTTTGGAAACGTTCCATCTTCTGAGATGACTACGAGGATCACTAAACATGATGATTCCTTTTCTGGTTGGGAGGCAAGTTTTCAGACTGCTGGTCCTGCAACTTCTCGTGATAGTTCTAAATCAGGTTTTGGACTCAAAAACAAGTCCAGAAGTGGAGAAATGGAAGATACGCAAGGCCCTTCTGATAATTTTAGGAAAG GAGCATTCCTCAATCCAAATGGTATATCCCAAGAAAAAGCAACGAGGCCAGACGCCGCCTTTGATGTAAGAAG GATGAGTGAAGAGAATGGAGAAACTGGAGAAAATTTGGAAGCTACGAAGTGTCAGGCTGCATCAGGTACTAGTTCAGGTTCAGATAACGTACACGTGACGGTCGCAAAGATGCACGAACTATCTTTTATGCTCGAAAGCAATCTTTCAATCCCCCCAAAGTGA
- the LOC111777238 gene encoding uncharacterized protein LOC111777238 isoform X3 translates to MVGPIDLKKSNRGKSPEQFPLTDILDLEIRWPETEKMGLSHDTSAPSKSTLNLAGVELDCYFSEGKNDSTSKASDELPLPNTQIDGSESKTIKDNVGLSLFGNVPSSEMTTRITKHDDSFSGWEASFQTAGPATSRDSSKSGFGLKNKSRSGEMEDTQGPSDNFRKGIVNGVVPKVDETEVDSFSTTTSKDSDFRNSSQPNSFAGAFLNPNGISQEKATRPDAAFDVRRMSEENGETGENLEATKCQAASGTSSGSDNVHVTVAKMHELSFMLESNLSIPPK, encoded by the exons ATGGTAGGACCAATCGATTTGAAGAAATCAAACCGCGGAAAATCACCAGAGCAGTTTCCCCTTACAGATATTTTGGATTTAGAGATCAGATGGCCTGAAACTGAAAAGATGGGGCTCTCACACGATACCTCAGCTCCAAGTAAAAGTACCTTGAATTTGGCTGGAGTTGAACTGGACTGCTACTTTTCTGAGGGAAAAAATGACTCCACTTCAAAAGCATCTGATGAGCTACCACTACCGAATACACAAATAGATGGCTCTGAGAGCAAAACTATTAAGGATAATGTAGGTCTTAGTTTGTTTGGAAACGTTCCATCTTCTGAGATGACTACGAGGATCACTAAACATGATGATTCCTTTTCTGGTTGGGAGGCAAGTTTTCAGACTGCTGGTCCTGCAACTTCTCGTGATAGTTCTAAATCAGGTTTTGGACTCAAAAACAAGTCCAGAAGTGGAGAAATGGAAGATACGCAAGGCCCTTCTGATAATTTTAGGAAAGGTATTGTGAATGGCGTTGTGCCAAAGGTGGATGAGACTGAAGTAGATTCCTTCAGCACAACCACCTCAAAGGATAGTGATTTTAGGAACTCTTCTCAGCCAAATTCATTTGCAGGAGCATTCCTCAATCCAAATGGTATATCCCAAGAAAAAGCAACGAGGCCAGACGCCGCCTTTGATGTAAGAAG GATGAGTGAAGAGAATGGAGAAACTGGAGAAAATTTGGAAGCTACGAAGTGTCAGGCTGCATCAGGTACTAGTTCAGGTTCAGATAACGTACACGTGACGGTCGCAAAGATGCACGAACTATCTTTTATGCTCGAAAGCAATCTTTCAATCCCCCCAAAGTGA